Proteins encoded together in one Dechloromonas sp. HYN0024 window:
- a CDS encoding TSUP family transporter, which yields MDFFTPEIVVLLFAALMAGTVDAVVGGGGLIQIPALFAVRPLESAATLFGTNKFASIFGTANASWRYARQITMPWRTILPAALSAFAFSYLGAAVVAWLPKEVIRPLVLLLLTVVAAYTLKGQNFGLHHQPVHAGNRELAYAVLLGGVIGFYDGFFGPGTGSFLIFLFVRFFGFDFLHASAGAKMVNVATNLAALSYFLPHGNVLPLLAIAMAVANVTGSMLGTRLALKHGSQFVRRLFLVMVSVLIAKFAWDTLSYW from the coding sequence GTGGATTTCTTCACACCGGAAATAGTCGTTTTGTTGTTTGCTGCTTTGATGGCAGGTACAGTCGATGCCGTTGTCGGTGGTGGTGGACTGATTCAAATTCCCGCTCTGTTTGCTGTACGTCCGCTTGAATCAGCTGCAACGCTGTTTGGCACTAACAAATTTGCCAGCATTTTTGGCACAGCCAATGCAAGTTGGCGCTATGCGCGACAGATCACCATGCCGTGGAGAACAATTTTGCCGGCGGCCTTGAGTGCTTTTGCTTTTTCCTATCTAGGTGCAGCTGTCGTTGCCTGGTTACCGAAAGAAGTCATCAGGCCCTTGGTTTTACTGCTTCTGACCGTGGTAGCGGCTTACACACTGAAGGGCCAGAACTTTGGTCTACATCATCAACCAGTCCATGCCGGCAATAGGGAATTGGCATATGCCGTTCTTTTGGGTGGGGTGATAGGGTTTTATGATGGCTTCTTTGGGCCGGGCACTGGCAGTTTCCTGATTTTTCTCTTTGTCCGATTTTTCGGCTTCGATTTTCTGCATGCATCAGCCGGTGCAAAAATGGTCAATGTGGCGACCAATCTCGCTGCGCTCAGCTATTTTTTGCCACATGGGAATGTTTTGCCGCTATTGGCCATAGCAATGGCTGTCGCCAATGTAACGGGTTCAATGCTTGGTACCCGACTAGCCTTGAAACATGGAAGCCAGTTTGTCCGGCGGTTGTTTCTCGTCATGGTTAGCGTGCTGATTGCCAAATTTGCCTGGGATACACTGAGCTACTGGTAA